In Candidatus Fermentibacter sp., the sequence TGACCGGGAACGAGGGGATGGTCGGCCTCACCGGCTTCATCACCAGCCGCAGGGGATTCAGGGACAGGCAGGTGGTCGAGGTGCGCGGGGAGCTCTGGTGGTGCACGGGCAAGGCCGAGATCCCTCCCGGCACCGAGGTCAGGGTCACCGGCATCGACGATCTGACGCTCGAGGTGGCACCGCTGGAGAATGCTCCGGCGAGATGATCCAGGAATGATCCGGGGGTTTCAGGGAGGTAGGATATGGGTCCGGCGCTGACCGTTCTCGTCATCGCGTTCCTCTTCGTGCTGCTCACTTCCCTCAGGGTGCTCAAGGAGTACCAGAGGGGCGTCATCTTCAGGCTCGGCAAGGTGGCCGGGGTCAAGGGCCCCGGGCTCATCGTGGTGTGGCCGGTCATCGACCAGATGAAGAGGGTGGACCTCAGGGTCGTGACGATGGACGTCCCCCCGCAGGACGTCATCACCAAGGACAACGTCTCGGTGAAGGTCAACGCGGTGGTCTACTTCCGCGTCCTCGACCCGATCAAGGCCACGATCGAGGTCGAGAACTACCACTACGCCACCAGCCAGCTCGCCCAG encodes:
- a CDS encoding NfeD family protein, encoding MELQFSFFLLTLLLLAVFAAFLVWLGVKAQRKPVMTGNEGMVGLTGFITSRRGFRDRQVVEVRGELWWCTGKAEIPPGTEVRVTGIDDLTLEVAPLENAPAR